A section of the Arcobacter roscoffensis genome encodes:
- a CDS encoding FKBP-type peptidyl-prolyl cis-trans isomerase, whose translation MAIKKDQLVTMTFELKVDDRIIESNMGEKPMTFAFGSGQLLAGFEELIEDINEGETRTVTVKSDKAYGPYDETLNEKVPAGEFEGIDLQIGMILEGEAQDGSVLKATVTDVTKDEVTVDYNHPLAGKDLTFKVFIEKIV comes from the coding sequence ATGGCTATTAAAAAAGATCAATTAGTAACTATGACATTTGAATTAAAAGTAGATGATAGAATAATAGAAAGTAATATGGGTGAGAAGCCAATGACATTTGCTTTTGGTTCAGGACAATTATTAGCAGGTTTTGAAGAATTAATTGAAGATATAAATGAAGGTGAAACAAGAACTGTTACTGTAAAAAGTGATAAAGCTTATGGCCCTTATGATGAAACTTTAAATGAAAAAGTTCCAGCAGGTGAATTTGAAGGTATTGATTTACAAATAGGTATGATTTTAGAAGGTGAAGCTCAAGATGGCTCAGTTTTAAAAGCAACTGTTACAGATGTTACAAAAGATGAGGTAACTGTGGATTATAATCATCCCTTAGCAGGAAAAGATTTAACATTTAAAGTATTTATTGAAAAAATCGTTTAA
- a CDS encoding TOBE domain-containing protein — protein sequence MNISSNLTLELFDQPFLLEKRIDLLLAIKEHGSISKAAKAVPMSYKTAWDAIDSMNNLSAKALVSKETGGKGGGGTALTSYGESIINTYLLLKEEQKRFMEKLNELTNIDTGTFKTIGRLAMQISARNQIIGRVDKIVSNEVNANIIIVPKSDHELFANITYDALQSLDIKKDDEVIAIFNSNNILLSTSSDIAISARNKIKGIIKDITKNSTNSEVTIDISENETITSIITTGAVKNLRLEVGKAVYAYIKSNDIMVGK from the coding sequence GTGAATATATCATCAAACTTAACTTTAGAGTTATTTGACCAGCCTTTTTTATTAGAAAAAAGAATAGATTTACTACTTGCTATTAAAGAACATGGTTCAATATCAAAAGCTGCAAAAGCTGTTCCTATGAGTTATAAAACAGCATGGGATGCAATAGATAGTATGAATAACTTATCAGCTAAAGCTCTTGTATCAAAAGAGACAGGAGGAAAAGGTGGTGGAGGAACTGCTCTTACTTCATATGGGGAAAGTATTATCAATACTTACTTACTTTTAAAAGAAGAACAAAAAAGATTTATGGAAAAGTTAAATGAACTAACAAACATAGATACAGGAACATTTAAAACAATAGGAAGACTAGCAATGCAAATAAGTGCGAGAAATCAAATAATAGGAAGAGTTGATAAAATAGTATCAAATGAAGTAAATGCAAATATAATAATAGTCCCTAAAAGTGACCATGAACTTTTTGCAAATATTACATATGATGCCCTACAGTCTTTAGATATAAAAAAAGATGACGAAGTAATAGCTATTTTTAACTCAAATAATATACTTTTATCTACAAGTAGTGATATAGCAATAAGTGCCAGAAATAAAATAAAAGGTATTATCAAAGATATCACAAAAAACTCTACAAATAGTGAAGTTACTATTGATATTAGTGAAAATGAGACTATTACATCTATTATTACAACAGGGGCTGTTAAGAACCTGAGGCTTGAAGTAGGGAAAGCTGTATATGCCTATATAAAATCAAATGATATTATGGTGGGTAAATAA
- a CDS encoding EAL domain-containing protein — translation MQKINYRTTYIILYMIGVMFSLFIIGYFSEIKDKTNIKTISSLKIEEKFKTHEELIHEYFEKYENALISLSKNKNLIEYITSNKNEETVKETFLTLNNSFENSFQLRYIDKDGYEKVKIRRDYNLRNNPSIITPNNLLQNKANRYYFHRFINLTKDNVGISKIDLRREFGKEVLPKVSLLRLATPVYDKDDKKNGFVVFSINLETLFNTIRKSTLYDIYLIDNKQRFILHPDDKKGILSNSFKTYLLNDEFGLENAKEIISNLEMKNNDYYSKKISNLNTGQGLKLILKSKFTALLNEQKENEYSIYAILIAISFILLPLIFYFASIPEKLKGKIHTQAITDPITQLPNRACLFHDLNRKKFEDSIIILIHIDNYDKVQDAYGFKIAEELIKESALFLKQFEYKNSFSKLYKISKATFAFKYHFKTKSKLLSSLDNIHYRLENESFQVINGNFEVLVNSTIAVSNTEKLNNSIEELKEAEIALSDALKEKVDINIYDNTEKKNIQINQENILMVNKIKKAIENDNVIVQFQAIYNNNKNCIDKYETLIRLKIDDKLIFPGEFLDIAKETKKYKKLTMIVIDKSFEYFKDKKDIQFSINLSIEDISDKKIRKHLFNKIKEYDIKDRLVLEIVETEAIDNYENFFFFIKKAKEYGCQIAIDDFGSGYSNYEYIVKLSDYIDFLKIDGSLIIGLDKNSKRQLLIGTLKFLCDNLNIKTIAEYVESKELFDYVKSMGIDYSQGYYIGRSEDEIKIA, via the coding sequence ATGCAAAAAATCAACTATAGAACTACATATATCATATTATATATGATAGGTGTGATGTTTTCATTGTTTATAATTGGATATTTTTCTGAGATTAAAGATAAAACTAATATTAAAACAATTTCATCTTTAAAAATAGAAGAAAAGTTCAAGACACATGAAGAACTAATACATGAGTATTTTGAAAAATATGAAAATGCTTTAATATCTTTGTCAAAAAACAAAAATTTAATAGAATATATAACTTCAAATAAAAATGAAGAGACTGTTAAAGAAACCTTTCTAACACTAAATAACTCCTTTGAAAATAGTTTTCAATTAAGATATATTGATAAAGATGGCTATGAAAAAGTAAAAATCAGAAGAGATTACAACTTAAGAAATAATCCATCAATAATTACTCCTAATAACTTATTACAAAATAAAGCAAATAGATATTACTTTCATAGATTTATAAATCTTACAAAAGATAATGTAGGTATCTCAAAGATTGATTTACGAAGAGAGTTTGGAAAAGAAGTTTTACCAAAGGTATCTTTACTTAGACTAGCAACACCTGTATATGATAAAGATGATAAGAAAAATGGCTTTGTTGTATTTAGTATCAATTTAGAAACTTTATTTAACACTATCAGAAAAAGTACTTTATATGATATTTATCTTATAGATAATAAACAAAGGTTTATCCTGCATCCTGATGATAAAAAAGGTATTTTGTCAAATAGCTTTAAAACTTATTTATTAAATGATGAATTTGGTCTAGAAAATGCAAAAGAGATTATTTCAAATTTAGAGATGAAAAATAATGATTATTATAGTAAAAAAATATCAAACCTAAATACAGGACAAGGATTAAAATTAATCCTAAAATCAAAATTTACTGCTTTATTAAATGAACAAAAAGAGAATGAATACTCTATTTACGCTATATTAATAGCTATATCATTTATTCTTTTACCATTAATTTTTTATTTTGCAAGTATTCCTGAAAAACTAAAAGGTAAGATACACACACAAGCTATTACAGATCCAATTACGCAACTTCCAAATAGAGCTTGCTTATTTCATGATTTAAATAGAAAAAAATTTGAAGATTCTATTATTATACTTATTCATATAGATAATTATGATAAAGTTCAAGATGCTTACGGTTTCAAAATAGCAGAAGAGCTAATAAAAGAATCAGCCTTATTTTTAAAACAATTCGAGTATAAAAATTCATTTTCAAAACTATACAAAATATCAAAAGCAACTTTTGCATTTAAATATCATTTTAAAACAAAATCAAAGCTATTAAGCTCTTTGGATAACATACATTATAGATTAGAAAATGAATCTTTTCAAGTTATAAATGGAAATTTTGAAGTCTTAGTAAATAGTACAATAGCTGTAAGTAATACAGAAAAGTTAAATAACAGCATAGAAGAGCTAAAGGAAGCTGAGATTGCTTTAAGTGATGCCTTAAAAGAAAAAGTAGATATTAATATTTATGATAATACAGAAAAGAAAAATATTCAAATTAATCAAGAAAATATCTTGATGGTAAATAAAATAAAAAAAGCAATAGAAAATGATAATGTAATAGTGCAATTTCAAGCTATTTATAACAATAATAAAAACTGTATTGATAAATATGAAACACTAATAAGACTTAAAATTGATGATAAACTAATCTTTCCAGGTGAATTTTTAGATATTGCAAAGGAAACAAAAAAATATAAAAAGCTAACAATGATAGTAATTGATAAATCTTTTGAGTATTTTAAAGATAAAAAAGATATACAGTTTTCAATAAACTTAAGTATCGAAGATATTTCTGATAAAAAAATTAGAAAACATCTTTTTAATAAAATTAAAGAGTATGATATAAAAGATAGATTAGTATTAGAAATAGTTGAAACAGAAGCTATTGATAATTATGAAAACTTTTTCTTTTTCATAAAAAAAGCTAAAGAGTATGGATGTCAAATAGCAATCGATGATTTTGGAAGCGGATATTCAAATTATGAGTACATAGTAAAACTAAGTGATTATATTGATTTTCTTAAAATTGATGGATCTTTAATAATAGGTTTAGATAAAAATTCCAAAAGACAACTTTTAATAGGAACACTTAAATTCTTATGTGATAATTTAAATATTAAAACAATTGCTGAGTATGTGGAAAGTAAAGAACTTTTTGATTATGTGAAATCAATGGGAATTGATTATTCACAAGGCTATTACATAGGTAGATCAGAAGATGAAATTAAGATTGCTTAA
- a CDS encoding response regulator transcription factor produces the protein MKILLVEDNPNIYDFLKKALEQDFYAVDIATDGKEGFYLATVNKYDLIILDVMLPFMSGFELCKQLREYKIDTPILMLTAKDDSEDIVNGLDSGADDYLTKPFILKELQARIRAMLRRKTSNTSVLKYKDLQLDTIKKSVYRNKTKIDLTAKEFSILELLVRNENKVVSDSMIIEHVWDMNYSNASNLVKVYIYRLRNKIDKSFEEAYIHNIKNTGYTLK, from the coding sequence ATGAAAATTTTATTAGTTGAAGACAATCCAAATATATATGATTTTTTAAAAAAAGCATTAGAGCAAGATTTTTATGCCGTTGATATAGCAACAGATGGAAAAGAGGGTTTTTACTTAGCTACAGTGAATAAATATGATTTAATTATCCTAGATGTTATGCTTCCATTTATGAGTGGATTTGAATTATGTAAACAGTTAAGAGAGTATAAAATTGATACACCTATACTTATGCTAACAGCAAAAGATGACAGTGAAGATATAGTAAATGGTCTTGATAGTGGGGCTGATGACTATTTGACGAAACCTTTTATTTTAAAAGAATTACAAGCTAGAATAAGAGCAATGCTTAGAAGAAAAACTTCTAATACAAGTGTTTTAAAATATAAGGATTTACAACTAGATACTATAAAAAAGTCTGTGTATAGAAATAAAACAAAGATAGATTTAACTGCTAAAGAGTTTTCCATATTAGAGTTGTTAGTTCGAAATGAAAACAAAGTTGTAAGTGATTCTATGATAATCGAGCATGTGTGGGATATGAACTATTCAAATGCTTCTAATTTAGTAAAAGTTTATATTTACAGACTAAGAAATAAAATAGACAAAAGCTTTGAGGAAGCCTATATACATAATATAAAAAATACAGGATATACATTAAAATGA
- a CDS encoding hybrid sensor histidine kinase/response regulator produces the protein MKEDITVLVVDDVEANRVSLQYLIDEYLENINLLLASSGEDALKVTYKTNVDIIILDIQMPGLDGFDTAKYLKSNPKTQNIPIIFLTAAFKEEEFKQKGFEIGAIDYLTKPIDNHQFINKLKLYIEVIIKNKQLQAVNDDLYQVLQKEIQLKERIEKQQLELIEQSKMAALGEMIGNIAHQWRQPLSVISTCASGMHLNIDLGLMKKEDMKKNIDMIMKTTQDLSNTIESFRDYTNKEKLINFNLSETIRKCIECEDYILSKNNIDVIMNLDDDIVLENLPNSLFQAIVNIVRNSNDALGKLNTPKYIFIETKKLENNRIEILIKDNAGGIKTEFVNKVFEPYFTTKHKSHGVGLGLNIVYKIIHDSMCGKVKVKNSRYEYNNEKFEGAVFTIELPLSL, from the coding sequence ATGAAAGAAGATATAACAGTATTAGTAGTTGATGATGTAGAAGCAAATAGAGTATCCTTACAATATTTAATAGATGAATATCTAGAAAATATAAACCTATTACTAGCTTCTAGCGGAGAAGATGCACTAAAAGTCACATATAAAACTAATGTTGATATTATTATTTTAGATATACAAATGCCAGGACTTGATGGTTTTGATACAGCAAAATATCTAAAATCAAATCCTAAAACACAAAACATTCCTATTATATTTTTAACAGCAGCATTTAAAGAAGAAGAATTCAAGCAAAAAGGTTTTGAGATTGGTGCTATTGACTACCTAACAAAACCTATAGACAATCATCAATTTATCAATAAACTAAAACTTTATATAGAAGTAATTATAAAAAACAAACAACTACAAGCTGTAAATGATGACTTATATCAAGTTTTACAAAAAGAGATACAATTAAAAGAAAGAATTGAAAAACAACAACTTGAGCTAATTGAACAAAGTAAAATGGCTGCACTAGGAGAGATGATAGGAAATATTGCCCACCAATGGAGACAGCCTCTATCAGTTATATCAACATGTGCTTCTGGGATGCATTTAAATATTGATTTAGGTCTTATGAAAAAAGAAGATATGAAAAAAAATATTGATATGATAATGAAAACTACACAAGATCTATCAAATACTATTGAATCATTTAGAGATTATACAAACAAAGAAAAACTTATAAACTTTAACTTAAGTGAAACTATAAGAAAATGTATTGAATGTGAAGATTACATCTTATCAAAAAATAATATTGATGTAATCATGAATTTAGATGATGATATAGTCTTAGAAAACTTACCAAATAGCTTATTTCAAGCAATAGTAAATATAGTAAGAAATTCAAATGATGCGCTAGGAAAACTAAACACTCCTAAGTATATTTTTATTGAAACAAAAAAACTTGAAAATAATAGAATTGAAATACTTATAAAAGATAATGCAGGTGGTATTAAAACAGAGTTTGTAAATAAAGTTTTTGAACCTTATTTTACAACAAAACATAAATCACATGGAGTTGGCTTAGGTTTAAATATTGTGTATAAAATCATCCATGATTCAATGTGTGGAAAAGTAAAAGTAAAAAATAGCAGATATGAGTATAATAATGAAAAATTTGAAGGAGCTGTTTTCACAATAGAATTGCCTTTATCATTATAA
- a CDS encoding sensor histidine kinase, which produces MKSIKFKLFTAFSLALFLILFFLSIFSIHFFTQNQENEAISKVEKNLIIVNQTLASNKRLDLLYSQLDLKEQFLFIFKDNKLVFTNESEHETKEILEELRQINFSSSNFIKVDDFVVSKNKYNEFSVYMGIEDDYIEERNEAIISSIITMNSIIFVVFIAFIYFIINKTIRPLKDILNDVKNLQKGNDLSKRLKSNNTKDEFEQLTNSFNEMLENIEKSVENIKQFSSDASHELKTPLTIIQGEIELAKSKDLKQDEFYEVLNKLDIEQKKLQDIIRNFLLLARLDKEAIKKEKCFLDTLVFECIETNLDILEKKGLELKLDIQEALEVNSSKKYLSIVINNLLSNAIKYTNEGSISIKANKNEHFTFFEISDTGIGMDKKDTSMIFERFYRVDKARSDFKDGIGIGLSIVKRVCERFNISIKVESKLEKGSKFSLRFTNFH; this is translated from the coding sequence ATGAAATCTATAAAATTTAAACTATTTACAGCATTTAGTCTTGCACTATTTTTGATACTGTTTTTCTTATCAATTTTTTCTATACATTTTTTTACACAAAATCAAGAAAATGAAGCCATAAGCAAAGTAGAGAAAAATTTAATTATTGTTAATCAAACTTTAGCTTCAAATAAAAGATTGGATTTACTCTATTCTCAGTTAGACTTAAAAGAGCAATTTCTTTTTATCTTTAAAGACAATAAGTTAGTATTTACAAATGAGTCTGAACATGAAACAAAAGAGATATTAGAAGAGTTAAGACAAATAAACTTTTCATCTTCAAACTTCATAAAAGTTGATGATTTTGTAGTTTCTAAAAATAAATACAATGAGTTTAGTGTTTATATGGGTATTGAAGATGATTATATTGAAGAAAGAAACGAAGCTATTATAAGTAGTATAATTACAATGAACAGTATTATCTTTGTGGTATTTATAGCTTTTATATATTTTATTATAAATAAAACTATTAGACCTTTAAAAGATATTTTAAATGATGTAAAAAATCTTCAAAAAGGAAATGATTTATCTAAAAGACTTAAATCAAATAATACAAAAGATGAATTTGAGCAGTTAACAAACTCTTTTAATGAAATGCTTGAAAATATAGAAAAGAGTGTGGAGAATATAAAACAGTTTTCTTCAGATGCTTCTCATGAGCTTAAAACGCCTCTTACTATTATTCAAGGAGAAATTGAGCTTGCAAAAAGTAAAGATCTAAAACAAGATGAATTTTATGAAGTTTTAAACAAGTTAGATATAGAACAAAAAAAGCTACAAGACATAATAAGAAACTTTTTACTTTTAGCAAGATTGGATAAAGAGGCTATTAAAAAAGAGAAGTGCTTTTTAGATACTTTAGTTTTTGAGTGTATTGAAACAAATTTAGATATCTTAGAGAAAAAAGGCTTAGAGCTAAAACTTGATATACAAGAAGCCTTAGAAGTAAACTCTAGTAAGAAGTATTTATCTATTGTAATAAACAATCTTTTATCAAATGCTATTAAATACACAAATGAAGGCTCTATTAGTATTAAAGCAAATAAAAATGAGCATTTTACTTTTTTTGAAATAAGCGATACAGGAATAGGTATGGATAAAAAAGATACTTCTATGATTTTTGAAAGATTTTATAGAGTAGATAAAGCAAGAAGTGATTTCAAAGATGGAATAGGTATTGGTTTATCAATTGTAAAAAGAGTTTGTGAGAGATTTAATATTTCCATAAAAGTTGAAAGTAAACTTGAAAAAGGAAGTAAATTTTCACTTAGATTTACTAATTTTCATTAA
- a CDS encoding DUF5666 domain-containing protein, translating into MMNKKMLVSLGLVTLIPLAIFASSDRYDFDDKRNSNYLKEKGINFIFEGRLDEKPMNSLNGKWIISGKTVIVDDSTIIKQEKKVFRTGDEIEISGIRSNGSIKAITLKQDD; encoded by the coding sequence ATGATGAATAAGAAAATGTTAGTTAGTTTAGGATTAGTAACTTTAATACCACTTGCTATTTTTGCAAGTAGTGATAGATATGATTTTGATGATAAAAGAAATTCTAATTATCTAAAAGAAAAAGGTATAAATTTTATTTTTGAGGGAAGATTAGATGAAAAACCAATGAATAGTCTAAATGGTAAATGGATAATTTCAGGTAAAACTGTTATTGTTGATGATTCTACTATAATTAAACAAGAGAAAAAAGTATTTAGAACTGGTGATGAAATTGAGATTTCAGGTATAAGATCAAATGGAAGTATAAAAGCAATTACTTTAAAACAAGATGATTAA
- the thiI gene encoding tRNA uracil 4-sulfurtransferase ThiI has translation MEMSKDKTQKFVVKFFPEIMVKGTKAKRQMVGQLYNNLQTVLHKIDEKITVKKFSDKMEITCVNELIEQVRQRLKDTPGVELILEVLQFENVTTIDEIKIKANELMSHEIKDKTFVVRVKRSGTHEFKSTDIEQTVGGYMLAHNETKGVDLRNAEVTINIELVNNQLNIVTKKYRGLSGFPIGSQNSILSLMSGGFDSTVASYLTMKRGIKTHFIFFNLGGIAHEIGVKQVAYYLWNKFGSSHRVTFTSVPFDDVVTEIFKSTSEPYMGVTLKRLMVMAAEKIADEMKIDALLTGESVAQVSSQTLRNLALIDKVSNKLILRPLSTMNKPDIIEISTKIGTTRFAESMPEYCGVISKSPVTHGSFDRMEKEARAFNYEVLDKAVEDAVVVNVDEIDDDVNEIGQIDVVSDLSTGNYTVIDIRQSDDCIETSVETLKIPFYKLKSQFRKLPQDKEYLFYCDKGILSQLHAQFLRDAEGLNNIKVYRPEKNN, from the coding sequence ATGGAAATGTCGAAAGATAAGACACAAAAATTTGTAGTAAAGTTCTTCCCAGAAATTATGGTAAAAGGAACAAAAGCAAAAAGACAAATGGTTGGACAGCTTTATAATAACCTACAAACGGTACTTCATAAAATAGATGAAAAAATCACAGTAAAAAAATTTTCAGACAAAATGGAAATAACTTGTGTAAATGAACTTATAGAACAAGTAAGACAAAGACTTAAAGATACTCCTGGTGTTGAGTTGATTTTAGAAGTATTACAATTTGAAAATGTGACTACAATTGATGAAATAAAAATAAAAGCAAATGAGTTAATGTCTCATGAAATTAAAGATAAAACTTTTGTTGTAAGAGTTAAAAGAAGTGGAACACATGAATTTAAATCAACAGATATAGAACAAACTGTTGGTGGATATATGTTAGCTCATAATGAAACAAAAGGTGTAGATTTAAGAAATGCTGAGGTAACTATAAATATTGAGCTTGTAAATAATCAGTTAAATATAGTAACTAAAAAATATAGAGGTTTATCAGGTTTCCCTATTGGTAGCCAAAATTCTATTTTATCTTTAATGTCAGGTGGTTTTGACTCAACTGTTGCTTCATACCTTACGATGAAAAGAGGAATTAAAACTCACTTTATTTTCTTTAATCTTGGTGGAATTGCTCATGAGATTGGAGTTAAACAAGTAGCATATTATTTATGGAATAAATTTGGTTCTTCTCATAGAGTTACTTTTACTTCTGTTCCTTTTGATGATGTTGTAACTGAAATTTTTAAGTCAACTAGTGAGCCTTATATGGGTGTTACACTAAAAAGACTTATGGTTATGGCTGCTGAAAAAATAGCTGATGAAATGAAGATCGATGCTTTACTTACAGGTGAGAGTGTGGCACAGGTTTCAAGTCAAACTTTAAGAAACCTAGCTTTAATTGATAAAGTTTCAAATAAGCTAATTTTAAGACCCTTATCTACTATGAATAAACCTGATATTATAGAAATATCTACAAAAATAGGTACTACAAGATTTGCTGAGAGTATGCCTGAGTATTGTGGTGTTATTTCAAAAAGTCCAGTAACACATGGTTCATTTGACAGAATGGAAAAAGAAGCTAGAGCTTTTAATTATGAAGTTTTAGATAAAGCTGTAGAAGATGCTGTTGTAGTAAATGTTGATGAGATAGATGATGATGTAAATGAAATAGGTCAAATTGATGTTGTTTCAGATTTATCAACTGGAAATTACACTGTAATTGATATTAGACAAAGCGATGATTGCATTGAGACTAGTGTTGAGACGTTAAAAATACCATTTTATAAATTAAAATCACAATTTAGAAAACTACCTCAAGATAAAGAGTACTTATTTTATTGTGACAAAGGAATTTTAAGTCAATTACATGCACAGTTTTTAAGAGATGCAGAGGGTTTAAATAACATAAAAGTTTACAGACCTGAGAAAAACAACTAA